In the Microplitis mediator isolate UGA2020A chromosome 5, iyMicMedi2.1, whole genome shotgun sequence genome, aaaaagtaaaagtacaCAGATATGTTTCTGGTAAAAGACCCGATTACGCACCAGCTGCAAGCTCCGACGAAGAGTCTGAAGATGAcgattttttggaaaaatgtgCCAAGCCAATTGACCCTGACGTAAGTAAAACTACTGCTGATTACAAATCATTAACATCAAGAGCATACGATGAACAAGACCCACGTTTGAGACGACTGACTCGTCTTGTTCGTAAATCAGATGACGAACCAGCAACAATTAATGAACGACACCGGCATATCCACGAGCCAGAGATAATTgaaacagaaataaaaaatgcccgtgaaaaaataaaattagaaagTTCTGATTCTTCGGACGATGAAGAATTGTCTGATACTGAGATCGAGCGACGTCGTGAAGCACTGAAATTACGAGTGCTGTCGAAAAAGGATACTGAAGAGGAGATAATAAAAGACGAAGAAGAAAAGTCCGATTCAAGTTCTGCTGAAAGTTCCGAGTATGAGGAATACACAGATTCAGAGGAGGAATGCGGACCTAGATTGAAACCGGTATTTGTTATGAAGGAAGACAGAATTACTACGGCGGAACACGAAAAAGAGGCATTCAAACAGCAGCAGATGGAGGtcgagagtaaaaaaatggCTGATGAAAGAAAGCGACAGACATTGAGAATGGTTGAAGAAGCTATTCGTAAAGAAACTCAAGGAGGTAAAACGACAGACAGTAAGGAGAGCAAGTTGGAGGATGTCTGTACAGATGATGAAAATGATGAAGTTGAATACGAGGCTTGGAAGTTGAGGGAACTGAAGAGAATAAAACGGGATCGCGAAGAACGTGAAGCTACTGAGAAAGAACGACTCGAAATCGAGAGAATTAGAAACCTGACTGAGGAAGAACGCCGGCAAGAAGCTAAACTTAATCCAAAAGTTATCACGAATAAAGCTGCGAAAggaaaatacaaatttttacaaaaatactaTCATCGCGGTGCGTTTTATCTTGATAGAGATGAAGGCATATTGGCACGTGACTCCTCTGGTGCGACACTTGAAGATCACTTCGACAAATCTATCTTACCAAAAGTTATGCAAGTTAAGAACTTTGGAAGAAGCGGTAGAACGAAGTACACTCACTTAGTGGATCAAGATACGACACAATTTGACTCGCCTTGGACATCCGAGACCGCTCAAAATCTCAAGTTCCACAACAATCAGTCTGCTGGAATGAAGCAAATGTTTGAAAAACCCTCGttcaaaaaacgaaaaattgacaattaacTACtaatacattattattaaatttattattaacggAATTATTATATAACGAATATATATaacgaaataaattatattaatccttataattaactattaatacattttcaaaataaaataatagtaattaaaataattataactattaCACTAGTACCGCAAAGTAATTGatgtaaatatttgtaaatagtTGAGTTTTCtcttctaaataaaatttttttaaaaaacacttAATGCTAcaactttaataaattcattgtttaattaattagtataataatttagtattttaatttaaaaaatctaaagaaaatgcaacaaataaaatgcagttgcacatttttttaactcatattttttttttaatgcagcctgtaaaatatttcaagtatGGGTAGATTCTTAACAAACATTTAATTTACacaattgaaatatttttttttattaataacaataaaaagttttactttaaaaattatatctccaaaaggaaaagtaagaaaaaaagaataaaatacgTGTAAAGATAATGAATATACGAATATATTCCCGcttctaaaaatttcttaaatcgttttttcggGGCAGTATGAGAGATCCGAATGTACATCTTaccaatgatataaataaaataaaatattttactattacagtatttcattttattaataccaTTGGTAACATGGTACATTCGGATCTCGGATGTGAAAATAATCTtaaaagtgataataatttataatactaGTTAATACAATATAATACAAACATTTGACTTGAATAAATACAATGAAATTCTTAGAAACCTTAGAGCAAGTGAAACTGAAAGAAATATGAGATCCCTTTA is a window encoding:
- the LOC130668302 gene encoding microfibrillar-associated protein 1-like, which encodes MMMDYFVTNSALAAAPMGIQSTAGAVPVRNDKGEVSMKKVKVHRYVSGKRPDYAPAASSDEESEDDDFLEKCAKPIDPDVSKTTADYKSLTSRAYDEQDPRLRRLTRLVRKSDDEPATINERHRHIHEPEIIETEIKNAREKIKLESSDSSDDEELSDTEIERRREALKLRVLSKKDTEEEIIKDEEEKSDSSSAESSEYEEYTDSEEECGPRLKPVFVMKEDRITTAEHEKEAFKQQQMEVESKKMADERKRQTLRMVEEAIRKETQGGKTTDSKESKLEDVCTDDENDEVEYEAWKLRELKRIKRDREEREATEKERLEIERIRNLTEEERRQEAKLNPKVITNKAAKGKYKFLQKYYHRGAFYLDRDEGILARDSSGATLEDHFDKSILPKVMQVKNFGRSGRTKYTHLVDQDTTQFDSPWTSETAQNLKFHNNQSAGMKQMFEKPSFKKRKIDN